The following are from one region of the Lepeophtheirus salmonis chromosome 8, UVic_Lsal_1.4, whole genome shotgun sequence genome:
- the LOC121123022 gene encoding regulator of G-protein signaling 8, whose product MASLKMDEDDYLGDIGCLCPTLIQACEKILYKNFRLIGILNVRPSIEEAQSWGQDMKNLLQSPYGAALFRAFLQQEYAEENLDFIVKVDEYRNTESSPKGRQRLAWRLYSNYIAIGSPNEINLDVLSRRVTDLAMITPHLSTFDAAQRRIFSLLQNDAYKRFLRWEVYTNLLVAPNSLSRSRGEHNGTQCSSLSSSGSRNCGEEKELPLHGGSKPSKETDLNRSLNDFKMDILFKD is encoded by the exons ATGGCAAGTCTCAAGATGGACGAAGATGATTATTTGGGGGATATCGGCTGTCTTTGTCCCACGCTCATACAAGCCTgtgaaaaaatcctttataaaaa TTTTAGATTAATTGGAATCCTCAACGTTCGTCCGTCCATTGAAGAAGCACAATCCTGGGGTCAAGACATGAAAAATCTACTCCAATCaccat ACGGAGCAGCCCTTTTTCGAGCCTTTCTTCAACAAGAGTACGCCGAGGAGAATTTGGACTTTATTGTAAAAGTGGATGAGTATCGGAACACAGAGTCTTCTCCCAAGGGACGACAACGCCTTGCATGGCGTCTCTATTCCAATTATATAGCCATTGGTTCTCCCAATGAAATCAATTTGGATGTCCTCTCACGTCGAGTCACAGATTTAGCCATGATTACACCTCATTTGTCCACATTTGATGCTGCACAACGTCGGATATTTAGTCTATTACAAAATGACGCATACAAACGGTTTCTGAGGTGGGAAGTGTATACGAACTTGCTTGTCGCGCCAAATTCATTGTCTCGGAGTAGAGGAGAGCATAACGGAACGCAGTGTAGTAGTTTATCGAGTAGTGGAAGTCGTAATTGTGGTGAAGAAAAGGAACTGCCACTTCATGGGGGATCCAAGCCAAGCAAGGAGACGGACCTGAATAGAAGTTTAAATGACTTCAAGATGGATATCTTGTTTAAGGACTAG